The genomic stretch TATCTCTTGAAATCCCATCCTTGAGGGAGCGAAAAGAAGATATTCCGGAACTGGTTTATACTTTTATACAGGAATTCTCCCAGCAGCATGACCGTGGTGTGAGTCAGGTAGATCCGGAATTAATGTCACTCCTTTTAGATTATTCATGGCCGGGAAACATAAGGGAACTCCGCAATGTGCTGGAACGAATGGTGATTCTCTCAGAGGTAGGTACCATTTCAGCTGAGCATTTGCCTAGAGCTTTAAAGAGGAGAGCCCAAGCCCTGCGTGCATCTGCTGGTAAGGCTACATCCACCATGACAGATATAACCCGGAATACCGAGCGGGAACTTATTATTGAAGCGCTTAGGCAGGCCCGCGGGAATAAAGCAGAGGCCGCGCGTGCTCTGGGAATTCCACGCAGTACACTGTATTATCGGATTAAGGTTCTGAAGTTAGACCAGAATTGAAGCGTCAAATACTTGACACTTGGTACCGGGTACCTAAGTTTACTAAAAAAAGTTGAAGGATTAACTGCCATGTGGTGAAAAGGTTAATAAAAGAACTCTCTTTTGGGGGTGTTTATTTATGAGTAAAAAGAAACAAAGGGTTAAATATCAACTTGATTCAAAAGGCATAATGGATTTACCGTTTGAAGAAATAAAAGCAATCTTACGTGGTGCTGACGATCTCATTGCCACCGGAGGCAGGAACCTACTGTCAAAAATAATGAAGGGTTCAAAAGATAAAAAACTGCTTCAATATGAGCTGGATAAGAGTCCTGTATACGGTTTTTTTAAGGATTTAAAGATTGAGGACATAACGGCCAGGGTGGATTGGCTTATTAAAAGAGGATACCTAAAGGTGACATATTATGGCAGGTTGCCTGTAATTGTTTATACTAAGATAGGCTGGGAAATTGAAAGAGATACATATTCGGATGAACTGCTGGAAAAACTCAGGTCACTAATTCCGGATGGGGATTACAGCTTTGTAAATGAGCTTAAGGAAAGAAACAGGGGTATGATATTGCTGTTGTTGGATAAGATCAAAGATTCCGGGGAAAAGAAATTTATCCCGCTCTTAAAGGCCTGGATGGATGTAGATTACAGGAAGGTAAGGAAGGAAATATCCAAAGTCATTAATCATCTTGAAAAAGAAGGCGATTTAGCTGATAAAGTGATTAACTTTTAACGAATACAGGCAAAGGAAACATCCCGGAAAACAAGATTTAGACAATGCTTGAAATTCCGGGTCTATGTCAAAAACATTAATATGTCTCCTATGGCTTTTATGGTTACGTCGTATGTCCCTTAGTACCCGGTTGTTGAGCACTTGCCCAATGAACATTTCCCACAAACGTCAGTCAATGGTAAATCAGAGTAATAATTGTCCCACTTAAGGAGCCACTGGTAGCAGCGGTGCCGGTCAAAACCTTCCATGGTTAAAGCCCCTGTAGGGCATTGGGTGATGCATCCTCCACATTTGCCGCCTTTTTTATGTAAACATTTCTCTCCACTGGGTTTGGGGGTGGGGGTAACGTAGGCGTCGATAACAAAACTGCCCACTCTCCCTGCACAACCTGCATCAGTTATAAATAAATTGTTTAAACCAAATGTACCTAATCCCGCGGCGTAGGCAGCGTGCCTGTGAGACCATGTAGACATCAGTTTTTGTTTATCAAAGCTGTAGGTTGGCTTTTCCCAAGCAACCCTAAATCCCCTCTCCTCGAACATTTTCCGGGCTTCTAAGCAAATATCATTAATTAATTTATTGGTTTCAACATAAGCAACTGCCCATTCTCTGGATACCTTTTTTGCTTCAAGGTTTGATTGTACGATCTCTTGACTATATGGTAAGAAAAAGGCTATAACTGACATGGCCCCTGGGAGCATGTCTTCCGGCAGCATATGCCCTTGGTGGGTGATGGACTTGATATCGGTAAAAACTTGGTCATCCGCGGCAGCACAACCGATTAACGGAGACCTAAAGCTGGCTGCAAAACCCGATGCAGTAATTAAATGTTCTATGGTATCACTTAATTCTTTTAAGTA from Bacillota bacterium encodes the following:
- a CDS encoding RQC domain protein — translated: MSKKKQRVKYQLDSKGIMDLPFEEIKAILRGADDLIATGGRNLLSKIMKGSKDKKLLQYELDKSPVYGFFKDLKIEDITARVDWLIKRGYLKVTYYGRLPVIVYTKIGWEIERDTYSDELLEKLRSLIPDGDYSFVNELKERNRGMILLLLDKIKDSGEKKFIPLLKAWMDVDYRKVRKEISKVINHLEKEGDLADKVINF
- a CDS encoding epoxyqueuosine reductase — its product is MEHLITASGFAASFRSPLIGCAAADDQVFTDIKSITHQGHMLPEDMLPGAMSVIAFFLPYSQEIVQSNLEAKKVSREWAVAYVETNKLINDICLEARKMFEERGFRVAWEKPTYSFDKQKLMSTWSHRHAAYAAGLGTFGLNNLFITDAGCAGRVGSFVIDAYVTPTPKPSGEKCLHKKGGKCGGCITQCPTGALTMEGFDRHRCYQWLLKWDNYYSDLPLTDVCGKCSLGKCSTTGY